The stretch of DNA ACGACGACCGAGACCGGTTCGACCAGACTCGCCGTGTCGGCGAGCGGCGAACCGCGGGCGGAGCGGACAAGACCAATGAAACGTGGAGACTCAGCGCGCTATCGAACGATGGGGGTAACGTATGTCAGACGGTGACGAGACCACCGGCGAGATGTCGGACGGGCTCCAGGTGGAGCTGTTCCACCCGGAGTCCGACAGAGAACCGGGTGACACGAACTGGCAGGGCTACGGGTTCGACGTCCACCCCGTCGTGTTCCCGGTCGCACTGGTGATCATCGCACTGTTCATCGCGGTCACGGTCCTGCTCGGCGACACGGCGTCGCAGGCGTACACGTGGCTGTTCAACACGATCGGCAGCACGTTCGGCTGGTTCTACCTGCTGGCCGTGAACGTCTTCATCGTCGTCTTGCTGTTCTTCGCGTTCAGCAAGTACGGGAAGATCAAGATCGGCGGCGTCGAAGCCGAAAAGGAGTTCAGCGACTTCTCCTGGATGGCGATGCTGTTCAGCGCCGGCATGGGCATCGGTCTGATGTTCTTCAGCGTCACCGAGCCGATGTTCTACTTCAACACCACGCCGAGCTACTTCGGTGCCGAGGCCGGAACCGGGGGCGCGGCCGCGGCCGCGATGGCACAGACGTTCTTCCACTGGGGCTTCCACCCGTGGGCCATCTACGGCCTCGTCGGCCTCGGCCTGGCGTTCTTCTCGTTCAACCGCGGCCTGCCGCTGACCTTCCGGTCGATCTTCTGGCCCCTGCTGGGCGAGCGGATCTACGGCTGGCCGGGCCACATCATCGACCTCGTGACGGTGTTCGCGACCCTGTTCGGGCTGTCGACCTCGCTCGGACTGGGCGTCGCGCAGGTCAACAGCGGTCTCAGCTACGTGTTCGGCAGCGAGATGCTCGGGATCGCAAACGTCCCCACCGGGACGATCCCGCAGGTGTTGCTCATCGCGGGCATCACGCTCATCGCCACCGCCTCCGTCGCCGCGGGGCTTGACGGCGGCGTCAAGCGGCTGAGCACCATCAACCTCTACCTGATGTTCGCGCTGCTCGGGTTCCTCCTGCTCGCGGGCCCGACCGTGTTCATCTTGGGCGCGTGGGTCGAGGGCCTGGGCGCGTACTTCCAGAACATCTTCGGCCTGAGCCTGTTCACCGGTACCCTCGCGCCGGCGGCCAACGGCACGCCGACGGCGTGGACGGTGTTCTACTGGGGTTGGTGGATCGCGTGGTCGCCGTTCGTCGGGATGTTCATCGCACGGATCTCCAAGGGCCGCTCCGTCCGGGAGTTCGTCCTCGGCGTGCTGTTCCTCCCGTCGCTGTTCTCGACCATCTGGCTGGCGACCTTCGGCGGCAGCGCGCTGAACAGCGCGCTGGCCGGCGGCGCGGTCCAGCAGCAGTACACCGAACTGGGGTACGGTGCCTTCGAGACGCTCGGGATGTTCATCACGCTGAACCAGTACCCGCTGGGGGTCGTCTCCGGCCTGCTGGCGACGCTGCTGGTCATCACGTTCTTCGTCACGTCGTCGGACTCGGGGTCGCTGGTCGTCGACCACCTGACCTCGGGCGGCAAGCACGACGTGCCCAAGGCCCAGCGCATCTTCTGGGCGCTCATCGAGGGCCTGGTCGCCTCCATCCTGCTCATCGGCGGCGGCCTGACGGCCCTGCAGACGGCGGCCATCACGACCGGTCTGCCGTTCGCGGTCATCCTGACCCTGATGTGTTACACCGTCTATCTGGGGCTCAGCAACGAGTACCAGATCCTCGAATCGGAGGAGTTCGCGGAGACCATCCAGGACCTCAGCGACCGCGAGGACGTGGACGTCGTCACCTCCGGCGACGAGATGGTGACGGACATCCACGACCGCGACGAGTCCCCGAGCAGTAGCGACTGAGCCGGCGCGGGGACAGCGCCTCCCTTCTCGGTTCGCCGCCCGCGAGCGGCGGGTGTCGCCGGCTACTCTGCCCGCTCGGCCTCGACGGTGCGCTCGGCGTGGAACCACCGCCGGACCGCCCCGCCGAGGCCGAACGCGGCGACCAGGACCCAGACGGCGAGCCCGCCGACCGTCGGCAGGACCAGCCACCCGACGGCGCTGAGGACGGCCCCGACAGCGAGCCCGTAGGTCGGTCGCCGCCGTCCCCGCACGTCGGTGACGAGCGTCCCGACGACGAGGAAGCCGAAGGCGGTCAGCGCGACGACGGCACAGACCAGCAGGAGGGCGAGCAGCTGGCCCAGCCGCGTGTTCGCCACGCCGATACGGCCGAGCTGGCTGAGCCCGTACAGTCCCACCGCCAGCGCGAGGACGTAGCCGAACAGCCCGTACGGGACGGCGCTGTAGGGACGGTCGAGCAGGGCGTCCAGCGCACGATGGACCCGCGGCTCCGCCCGTCGGAGGTACAGTACGCCGAACGCCGCCACGAGCAGGAACGACCCGGCGGCCTTCACCGTGCCCGGGAGGCCGTCGAGCGTGGCCACGTCGACGGGCTGTGCCGCCGCCACGCCCGGGACGACTGCGACGAGGGACAGGGCCGTCGCCGGCCGCCGGACGCCGAGGGATGTCATGGCCCGTCTTTCGCCGGACGCGGGGAAAAGGTGTCGCCGGGCGCGTGTGCCGCGGAGACGGACGCGCGGGTGATTTATACAGACACAACACTTAGCGGCGGTCGTGCCGGGCCGACTCGGACGCCTCGTGGCGAAGCTCAGGTGGGTGGGGGAGAGGCTGGTGGCCCCGCTCAGGCGGGGCGACGGCCCGAACAAGTTCCGGCTGTCGAGCGTGGACACGGCGACCACGACCTACGAGGGGGACACCGGGTGGGCCAAGCGGCCGCCGGCGACGGTCGCGTGCGGCCAGTGCGGGAGCGAGATCTTCCAGCACAGCGCCCGGGACGACCTGGACTGCCCCCGCTGTGTCGCCGAGTACGGCCCAGAGGAGTTCGGCGACCTGGAACTGCTGCACCTGACCTGTCCGGTCTGCCGGAGCCGGATGGCGCAGGGCCAGCGCCACCCCGAGCAGTTCGACATCCCGGAGTGGGCCACCTGCGAGCGGTGCCGCTACCACTGGGAGTTCGAGCACTCCTACGACGGCTGACCCGGGGGACTATTGAGGGAGGGGACCGTTGACGGGGACGACAGATGGCCGACCTGATCCCGACCGCGCTGGCCGTCCTGGCGACTGCCCTCATCGGCACCGCGCTGATCGCGATGACCGTCGGGAACCTCCGGGCCGCCGGCTTCAGCTTCCTGAGTGCCAGCCTGGTGATCTACCTGCGCGAGACGCGGTACGGCGAGCGGCAGGCGGCGTAGACGGCAGCGGACGACGACGTGCCGCGCGTCTGCGAGCCATCGGCGCGGAGACGACCGCCACCACATCTCGCCGAACTGTCATACTGTGTTTTCGGCGACGCGAGCCGCGCTCACGGCCCGCCAGACCGGAGAACGGGGCCCGGAACGGCGGCTCGAACCCCCCGAGTCGGCCCCCGACCGAATAAAAGCCCGAAGAAGATTGGTGTCCATTTCACCCCCGCTGATTCGGACGGTTCACGTGTACGATGCGACGCACACACAGACCGATCAGTGTCCCGCCCGTCGCCCACGGCGGACACGAGCGACAGTATCGAGCGGGGGGACGAAGCCGATGAGCTCGCAGGACCTCCCACAGTCCGCGCAGACGGTCGTCGTCGGTGCCGGGATCGTGGGCAACAGCCTCGCGTACCACCTCGCCAGGCTGGGCCGCGAGGAGATCGTCCTGCTGGACAAGGGGCCGCTGCCCGACCCCGGCGGCTCGACCGGCCACGCCTCGAACTTCCTGATGCCGGTCGAACACTCCAAGGAGATGACCCACCTCACCCGGGACAGCATCGAGCAGTACCGGGACATGGACACCTTCACCGAGAGCGGCGGCATCGAGGTGGCCCGCACCGAGGAGCGGATCGAGGAACTCAAGCGCCGCGTCCAGTCCGCGAAGGCCTGGGGCGAGGAGGCCGAACTGCTCACGCCCGCGGAGGTCGAGGAACTGGTCCCGTACGTGAACACCGACCTCATCGAAGGGGGCTTCTACAGCAAGGGCGCGGGCACGTGTGACCCGCTCCGGGCCGGCGAGGTGATGCGGGCCCGCGCCGAGGAGTACACCGACGGCGGGCTCCACGTCTCGCCCAACACCGAGGTACTGGACCTCCACGTCGAGGACGGCGAGATCCGGGCCGTCGAGACCGACCGGGGCACCGTCCGCGCCGACGAGGTGGTCATCGCGGCCGGGCTCTGGAGCCCGAAGATCGCCGAGCTGGCCGGGGTCGACATCCCGCTGACGCCGGCCGTCCACCAGATGGTCAGCGTGGGGCCGATCTCGTTCTTCGAGGACTACGAGGGCGAGATATCCTTCCCGGTGGTCCGGGACATGGACACGCAGATGTACGAACGCCAGCACGGCAACGACCTCGAGGTGGGGTCCTACCAGCACCGGCCGATCCTCTGGGACGTCGAGGACGTCCCCTCCATCGACGAGGCACCGCTGTCGCCGACGCAGCCGCCGCTGACCGACGACGCCTTCGAGCAGTCGATGCGGGACGCCCTGGAGATGGTGCCGGACCTGCTCGACGACCCCGAGGCGGGGGTCCGCCACGAGATCGACGGCCTGCTCTCCCAGACGCCCGACGGCGCGCCCCTGGTCGGGCCGCTGCAGGACGTCGAGGGGCTCTGGTCGTGTGCGGCCATCTGGATCAAGGAGGCTCCGGCCATCGGCAAGGCGCTGGCCCAGTGGATGACCCGCGGGTGGTCGGACATCGACCTGCACGCGGGCAACGTCAACCGCTTCTACGAGTACGGCACCTCGAAGTCCTTCGTGAAAGACCGCGCCCACGAGGGGTTCCAGAAGATCTACGACATCGTCCACCCCCACGAGCAGTGGCAGTCGGCCCGGGAGCTGCGGACGACTGCGTTCTACGACCGTCAGGACGACCTGGACGCCCGCTTCTTCGAGGCGGCCGGCTGGGAGCGCCCGCAGTGGTACGAGTCCAACGAGGACCTCCTGGAGCGGTACAGCGACGAGCTCGAGGGGCTGGACCGCCCTAACGAGTGGGATTCGCGGTGGTGGTCGCCGATAATCCTCGCCGAGCACCTCCACATGCGGGACGAGGTGGCGATGGTCGGCGACATGGGCTTCAGCATCTTCGACTTCCACGGCTCGGACGCCACCGACTACCTCGAGCGGATGGCGGTCGGACGGATGGACGTCGATATCGGCAAGACCGTCTACACGCCGATCCTCGCGGAGAACGGCGGGTTCGTCTCGGACCTGACCGTCGCGCGACTGGGGCCGGAGCACTACCGGGTCGTCACCGGCGGTGCCGCCGGCGGCTCCGACCGCGCGTGGTTCAAGCGCCACATCCCCGAAGACGGCGACGTGACCCTCGTCGACCGCTCGGAGTCGCTGTGTACCCTCGGCGTGTGGGGCCCGAACGCCCGCGAGGTCGTCCAGTCGGTCACCGAGGAGGACGTCTCCCACGAGGCGTTCGCCCCCTACACCGCACAGGAGATCACCGTCGGCGAGGTCGACGCCTGGGCGATGCGCCTCTCGTACGTCGGCGAACTCGGCTGGGAGATCTACGCCCCGATGGGCCAGGGCCGCAAGCTCTGGGACACCCTCTGGGCGGCCGGCCAGGAGCACGACGTCCGCCCGGTCGGGATGGGCGTCTACGGGACCACCGGCCGGATGGAGAAGGGCTACCGGCTCTACGGGCACGAGCTCGAACTCGACTACGACCCGGCCGAGGCCGGCCTGACGTTCCACGGGGTCAAGGACGCCGACTTCGTCGGCAAGGAGGCCTACGCCGCGGCCGTCGACGGGGAGAACGCGGCCACGCTGTGTACCCTCTCCGTCGACGACCACGCGCCCGACGGCGGCGAGCGCCGCTTCATACTGGGCAACGAGCCGGTCCAGGACCTCGACGGGAACGTCCTCGTCGACGAGGAGGGCCGTCGCTCGTACGTCACGAGCGCCGGCACGGGCCCGAGCGTCGGCAAGCACCTCCTGATGGCGTACCTCCCGCGGGAGTACGCCGAGGAAGGCCGGAGCCTGCAGGTCGAGTACATGGGCCAGCAGTACCCGGTCACCGTCGAGGTGGCCGGCAGCCGGCCGCTGTTCGACCCCGAGAACGAGCGAATCAGACAGTAGCACAGGGACGCAACCACACCCGACCCACCGAGACAAGCGACAGAGTCACGATATGGACACGCTAGCTTGCATCAAGCGCGTGCCGGACACCGGCGCGAAGATCACGCTGACGGAGGACGAACAGGACATCGACACGAGCAACCTCGGGTTCACCATCTCCCCACACGAGGAGTGTGCGATCGAGGCGGCCGTCCAGCAGGTCGAGGACCACGGTGGCACCGCGACCGTGCTGTCGCTGGGTCCCGACGACGCCGCCGAACAGCTCCGGACGGGACTGGCGATGACGGCCGACGAGGCGACGCTGCTGGAGACCGACGGCGAGGAGTGGACGCCGCGGGCGACCGCGAACGCGATCGCCGACGCCGCCCGCGGGGACGACGGAGGTCCGGCGTACGACCTCCTGCTGTTCGGCAACGAGTCGGCCGACGCGGCCAACCACCAGGTCGGCGTCCGCGTCGCGCGGGCGCTTGACGTGCCGTTCCTCGCGGGCGTGACCGGCCTCGACGTCGAGGACGGCACGGCGATCGCGAGACGTGAGGTCGGCGGCGGCACGGAGGTGTACGAACTCGACCTCCCGGCGGCCGTCGCCGTCAAGGAGGGCATCAACGAGCCGCGCTACGCCTCGATGCGCGCCAAGATGCAGGCGCGCAAACAGGAGATCCGGCGGCAGACGCCCGAGCGCGACGGCGGCAGGGGCACCTTCGAGAAGGTCCGGCTGGAGGCCCCCGAGACCGACGACGCCGACGCCGAGGTGCTGGGCGAGGGACCCGAGGCCGTCCCCGACGTGGTCGAACTGCTCCGCGACGACCTGGAGGTGGTCTGACCGTGATACTCGGACTCGTCGAACACGCGGGCGGCGAACCGACCGAAGAGTCGCTGGAGGCCCTCACGCTGGCCCGCGAAGTGGCGGCCGACACGGACGCGTCGCTGGATGCCGTCGTCTTCGGCGTCGAGGGGGCCGCCGCCACCGATCGCCTCGGGGACCACGGCGTCGAGACGGTCCACCACGTCGCCGACCGGCGGCTGGACACGTACGCGCCCGAGGCCCGCGGCGAGGCCGTCGCCCAGCTCGTCGACGCGGTCGACCCGGCGGCCGTCGTCGCGCCCGGGACGACCCGGGGCAACGAGGTGCTGGCCCACGTCGGTGCCGTCCGCGACCTGCCGATGGCCGCCAACTGCACCGACGTCGACGCCGGCGAGGAGTACGAACTGGCCCGGCAGCGCTGGGGCGGGAGCCTCGTCGAGCACGCCCGCCTGGACGCGCCGACCGCGCTCCTGACCGCCGCGGCACACGAGTTCTCCCCGGAGCCGGCCGCCGAACGCGTCGAGCCGTCGGTCCGGGAGTTCGAGCCGTCGCTGGACGACGCGGCCTTCCGGGTCGGCGTCGACCGGGTCGAGGAGTCCGACGTCGAGGGCGTCCCGCTCGGCGAGGCCCGGGTCGTCGTCGGCGGGGGACGCGGCGTCGGCAGCGCCGAGGACTACGACGAGCTGGAGGACCTCGCCGACCTGCTCGGCGGGACCGTCGGGGCGTCCCGTGCCGCCGTCAACGAGGGCTGGCGGCCACACGACGACCAGATCGGCCAGACCGGGACGAAGATCAGCCCGGACCTCTACGTCGCCTGCGGCATCAGCGGGGCCGTCCAGCACATGGTCGGCTGCAAGGGTGCCGACAGCGTGCTGGCGATCAACACCGACCCGGAGGCGGCGATCATGCAGAAGGGCGACTACGCCGTCGTCGGCGACCTCCACGAGGTCGTCCCGGAGCTCAACGAGGCGCTGCGATCGGAGGCCTGAGGCCGTCACGCCCGTCCGGCTCGCGATCGGCGGACGGCATTCGGGGAAACCCCTTATTGTGACGAGCACCAGGGGTCGGTATGTCCGAGGACCGAGTCAGCGTCGCGGACCTGTCGATCGCGGAGTTCCTCGACGCGGTCGCCTCCAGAGCCGTCGCGCCGAGCGCGGGGGCCGTGACGGCCGTCAACGGCGCGGCGGGCGCGGCCCTCTGTGAGATGGTCGCGATCCACACGAGCGAGCCGTCGGCGTCGCTGTCGGACGCCCGAGACGACCTCGCCGACGCCAGGCAGCGCCTGCTGGCGTTGGCCGACGACGACGCGGCGGCCGTCGACCGCGTCCAGACCGCCTTCGAGGCCGAGACGCGGACCGACCACCCGGAGGCGGCCCTGCGCCGCGCCACCGAGGTGCCACTCGCCATCGCCCGGACGTGTTGCGTGGTCGTCGAGGCGGCCGTGCCGGTCGCCGAGGAGGGGACGCGGAACGCCGCCGTCGACACCGTCGTCGGGGCGCGGCTGGCCCGGGCGGCCCTGTCCTCGGCCGCGACCGTCGTCCGGGCGAACCTGGAGCTGCTGTCGGACGAGTCGTTCGTCGCGGACGCGAGAGGGGACCTCGACGCCGCCGAGACGATCGCCGACGAGGCCCTGTCGGACGTCCGGACGGCGACGGGGATCGGGGCCGACTAACCGTCCGCCGACGCCGGAGCGACGGCGTCGCCCCGCTCGTCGGTGACGGCCTCGACGAGCAGTTCGGCCACGTCGACGACCTCGATCTCGTCCTCGTAGCCGCCGGTCTTGCGGCCGTCCTCGTACATGGTCATACACATCGGGCAGGCGACGACGAACTTCTCGACCGCGTCGCCCGCGTCGGTGTCTTCCAGGGCCTCCCGCAGTCGTTCCTCGCTGGGTTTGGGCTCCTCGTCGAAGTCCATCCAGAGGCCGCCCCCGCCGCCGCCACAGCAGAACGAGTCCGCGCGGTTGCGCGGCATCTCGACGAGCTCGCAGCCGGTCGCCCGGACGAGCGCCCGCGGGGCCTCGTACTCGTCGTTGTACCGCCCGAGGTGACAGGGGTCGTGGTAGGTGACCGTGTAGTCGAGCTCGTCGCCCGACAGGCCCAGCCGGTCCTCCTCGACCAGCTCCTCGACGGCCTGCGTCCAGTGGTACACCGGAGCGCCGTCCCAGGAGCCGCCGTCCGGGACCTCGAGCATCGGGTCGTCGGCGAACTTCTCGAAGTCGACTTCCGGGTACTCGTTCCGGAAGGCGTTGTAGGCGTGGGGGTCGGTACAGACGAGCGTCTCGAACTCGCAGTCCTCGAAGGAGTCGATCAGCTCGGCGGCCTGCTGGAGGAAGAGGAACTCCTCGCCGACCCGCCGGACGTCGTTGCCGTCGTAGACCTCGTCCTCGTAGAGGATGCCGTACTCGACGTCGGCGCGCTCGAGCAGCGTCGCCAGCGACCGCGCGACCTGCTTGTTGCGCTCGTCGTAGCTGGGGTAGTCGCCGACGTACCAGAGGTACTCGACCTCGGTCTCGCGGGCGTCGTCGACCCCGAAATCGAGGGGATCGGTCCAGTCGCCCCGGCGGCGCTGGGGGTCGCCGAAGGTGTTGCCGTCCCGCATCACGTTCTGGAACGTGTCCTGGAGGTTCGGGTCGACCTCGCCCTCGTCGACCAGCTGGCGGTTCAGCCGGGTGAACGACTTCAGGTGCTCGACGTCGACGGGACAGGCGTCCATACAGGCCATACAGGCCATACAGGACTCCATCGTCCGGGCGTCGATGACCGAGGTCCCACCGTCGGCGACGATCGGGATCGGCTCGTCGCCGGCGGCCCGCCCCTCGCGGTACTCCTTGAGGTCGAGGACGACGTTCCGGGGGTCCAGCGGCCGACCGGACGCCTTCGCCGGACAGACCGCGGAACAGCGGCCGCACTTCGTGCAGGCGTCCTGGTCGAGCAACTCCTTCCAGGTGAAGTCCTCGACGGAC from Haloarcula litorea encodes:
- a CDS encoding cyclodeaminase/cyclohydrolase family protein, with protein sequence MSEDRVSVADLSIAEFLDAVASRAVAPSAGAVTAVNGAAGAALCEMVAIHTSEPSASLSDARDDLADARQRLLALADDDAAAVDRVQTAFEAETRTDHPEAALRRATEVPLAIARTCCVVVEAAVPVAEEGTRNAAVDTVVGARLARAALSSAATVVRANLELLSDESFVADARGDLDAAETIADEALSDVRTATGIGAD
- a CDS encoding (Fe-S)-binding protein is translated as MTLQHTIPLQSAEVTRPTFWRIGPTGKAVFYYLAALAIAVFLVRSYQRVARYTDGRADEFDRLDALPRRVLAAAADLLTNRPLFDRDAVAGAMHAMVFWGFLTLLIATTILGIDIDLYRPLTGDSFFVGDFYLSYSLVVDAMGLVFLLGLGLALGRRYVARADRLWDRHTGREDDLFLWALFALGVGGYLTEGVRILGQGFPDFETVSFVGWGVALGLRGAGLTPGLARAAYPFVWWSHALLALWFVAWIPYAKPFHMLSSFANLVARDEDAGRRLPGIPSDLEATSAASVEDFTWKELLDQDACTKCGRCSAVCPAKASGRPLDPRNVVLDLKEYREGRAAGDEPIPIVADGGTSVIDARTMESCMACMACMDACPVDVEHLKSFTRLNRQLVDEGEVDPNLQDTFQNVMRDGNTFGDPQRRRGDWTDPLDFGVDDARETEVEYLWYVGDYPSYDERNKQVARSLATLLERADVEYGILYEDEVYDGNDVRRVGEEFLFLQQAAELIDSFEDCEFETLVCTDPHAYNAFRNEYPEVDFEKFADDPMLEVPDGGSWDGAPVYHWTQAVEELVEEDRLGLSGDELDYTVTYHDPCHLGRYNDEYEAPRALVRATGCELVEMPRNRADSFCCGGGGGGLWMDFDEEPKPSEERLREALEDTDAGDAVEKFVVACPMCMTMYEDGRKTGGYEDEIEVVDVAELLVEAVTDERGDAVAPASADG
- a CDS encoding electron transfer flavoprotein subunit alpha/FixB family protein, which encodes MILGLVEHAGGEPTEESLEALTLAREVAADTDASLDAVVFGVEGAAATDRLGDHGVETVHHVADRRLDTYAPEARGEAVAQLVDAVDPAAVVAPGTTRGNEVLAHVGAVRDLPMAANCTDVDAGEEYELARQRWGGSLVEHARLDAPTALLTAAAHEFSPEPAAERVEPSVREFEPSLDDAAFRVGVDRVEESDVEGVPLGEARVVVGGGRGVGSAEDYDELEDLADLLGGTVGASRAAVNEGWRPHDDQIGQTGTKISPDLYVACGISGAVQHMVGCKGADSVLAINTDPEAAIMQKGDYAVVGDLHEVVPELNEALRSEA
- a CDS encoding electron transfer flavoprotein subunit beta/FixA family protein codes for the protein MDTLACIKRVPDTGAKITLTEDEQDIDTSNLGFTISPHEECAIEAAVQQVEDHGGTATVLSLGPDDAAEQLRTGLAMTADEATLLETDGEEWTPRATANAIADAARGDDGGPAYDLLLFGNESADAANHQVGVRVARALDVPFLAGVTGLDVEDGTAIARREVGGGTEVYELDLPAAVAVKEGINEPRYASMRAKMQARKQEIRRQTPERDGGRGTFEKVRLEAPETDDADAEVLGEGPEAVPDVVELLRDDLEVV
- a CDS encoding BCCT family transporter codes for the protein MSDGDETTGEMSDGLQVELFHPESDREPGDTNWQGYGFDVHPVVFPVALVIIALFIAVTVLLGDTASQAYTWLFNTIGSTFGWFYLLAVNVFIVVLLFFAFSKYGKIKIGGVEAEKEFSDFSWMAMLFSAGMGIGLMFFSVTEPMFYFNTTPSYFGAEAGTGGAAAAAMAQTFFHWGFHPWAIYGLVGLGLAFFSFNRGLPLTFRSIFWPLLGERIYGWPGHIIDLVTVFATLFGLSTSLGLGVAQVNSGLSYVFGSEMLGIANVPTGTIPQVLLIAGITLIATASVAAGLDGGVKRLSTINLYLMFALLGFLLLAGPTVFILGAWVEGLGAYFQNIFGLSLFTGTLAPAANGTPTAWTVFYWGWWIAWSPFVGMFIARISKGRSVREFVLGVLFLPSLFSTIWLATFGGSALNSALAGGAVQQQYTELGYGAFETLGMFITLNQYPLGVVSGLLATLLVITFFVTSSDSGSLVVDHLTSGGKHDVPKAQRIFWALIEGLVASILLIGGGLTALQTAAITTGLPFAVILTLMCYTVYLGLSNEYQILESEEFAETIQDLSDREDVDVVTSGDEMVTDIHDRDESPSSSD
- a CDS encoding GcvT family protein gives rise to the protein MSSQDLPQSAQTVVVGAGIVGNSLAYHLARLGREEIVLLDKGPLPDPGGSTGHASNFLMPVEHSKEMTHLTRDSIEQYRDMDTFTESGGIEVARTEERIEELKRRVQSAKAWGEEAELLTPAEVEELVPYVNTDLIEGGFYSKGAGTCDPLRAGEVMRARAEEYTDGGLHVSPNTEVLDLHVEDGEIRAVETDRGTVRADEVVIAAGLWSPKIAELAGVDIPLTPAVHQMVSVGPISFFEDYEGEISFPVVRDMDTQMYERQHGNDLEVGSYQHRPILWDVEDVPSIDEAPLSPTQPPLTDDAFEQSMRDALEMVPDLLDDPEAGVRHEIDGLLSQTPDGAPLVGPLQDVEGLWSCAAIWIKEAPAIGKALAQWMTRGWSDIDLHAGNVNRFYEYGTSKSFVKDRAHEGFQKIYDIVHPHEQWQSARELRTTAFYDRQDDLDARFFEAAGWERPQWYESNEDLLERYSDELEGLDRPNEWDSRWWSPIILAEHLHMRDEVAMVGDMGFSIFDFHGSDATDYLERMAVGRMDVDIGKTVYTPILAENGGFVSDLTVARLGPEHYRVVTGGAAGGSDRAWFKRHIPEDGDVTLVDRSESLCTLGVWGPNAREVVQSVTEEDVSHEAFAPYTAQEITVGEVDAWAMRLSYVGELGWEIYAPMGQGRKLWDTLWAAGQEHDVRPVGMGVYGTTGRMEKGYRLYGHELELDYDPAEAGLTFHGVKDADFVGKEAYAAAVDGENAATLCTLSVDDHAPDGGERRFILGNEPVQDLDGNVLVDEEGRRSYVTSAGTGPSVGKHLLMAYLPREYAEEGRSLQVEYMGQQYPVTVEVAGSRPLFDPENERIRQ